One stretch of Hymenobacter chitinivorans DSM 11115 DNA includes these proteins:
- the kdsB gene encoding 3-deoxy-manno-octulosonate cytidylyltransferase, with translation MVNALGIIPARYASTRLPGKPLVDLGGKSMIQRVVEQARQARLSRVVVATDDERILRHVHGFGGEAVLTSPDHPSGTDRVFDAYCQLDTPADCIINIQGDEPFIQPGQINALIDLFEQDPSTQLATLVKPVETAEELFSPHMPKVVVGNRGQALYFSRHPLPYQRQHPPEQWLGQHRYLRHIGLYAYRADILAEITRLPPSPLELAESLEQLRWLESGYQILTAETTVATLGIDTPEDVERALAYLRT, from the coding sequence ATGGTCAATGCCCTCGGTATTATTCCCGCCCGCTACGCTTCCACCCGCCTGCCCGGCAAGCCACTGGTTGACCTGGGCGGCAAATCCATGATTCAGCGGGTGGTGGAGCAGGCCCGGCAGGCCCGCCTGAGCCGGGTAGTGGTAGCCACCGACGACGAGCGTATCCTGCGCCACGTGCACGGCTTCGGCGGCGAGGCGGTGCTGACTTCCCCCGACCACCCCAGCGGCACCGACCGAGTATTCGACGCTTACTGCCAGCTCGATACGCCCGCCGACTGCATCATTAACATCCAGGGCGACGAGCCATTTATTCAACCCGGGCAGATCAACGCCCTGATTGACTTGTTTGAGCAGGATCCCAGCACCCAGCTGGCCACGCTGGTAAAGCCGGTAGAAACGGCCGAGGAGCTGTTTAGTCCGCATATGCCCAAGGTGGTAGTCGGCAATCGGGGCCAGGCCCTGTATTTTAGCCGCCACCCCCTGCCCTACCAGCGCCAGCACCCGCCGGAGCAGTGGCTGGGGCAACACCGCTACCTGCGCCACATCGGCCTCTACGCCTACCGGGCCGATATTCTGGCCGAAATTACCCGCCTGCCGCCTTCGCCCCTGGAGCTGGCTGAGTCCCTGGAGCAGCTGCGCTGGCTCGAAAGCGGCTACCAGATCCTGACGGCCGAAACCACCGTGGCCACCCTGGGCATCGACACGCCGGAGGACGTGGAGCGGGCCTTGGCCTATTTGCGGACCTAA